The proteins below come from a single Chryseobacterium bernardetii genomic window:
- the infC gene encoding translation initiation factor IF-3: MINDKIRVRELRLVGDNVEPGIYPIDKARQIAAEQELDLVVISDKAEPFIARVLEYKKFLYEQKKKQKELKAKQVKVVVKEIRFGPQTDDHDYEFKKKHAEKFLEEGSKLKTYVFFKGRSIIFKDQGEILLLKLAQELEHVGKVDQLPKLEGKRMIMMMSPKKPAK; the protein is encoded by the coding sequence TTGATCAACGATAAAATTCGTGTGAGAGAGCTTCGTTTGGTGGGCGATAACGTAGAGCCGGGAATTTATCCAATTGACAAAGCAAGACAGATTGCTGCGGAACAGGAATTGGATTTAGTAGTAATTTCGGACAAGGCAGAACCTTTTATTGCAAGAGTATTGGAATATAAGAAATTCTTATACGAGCAAAAGAAAAAACAGAAGGAACTTAAAGCTAAGCAGGTAAAAGTGGTAGTAAAAGAGATCCGTTTCGGGCCTCAGACTGATGACCATGATTATGAATTCAAGAAGAAGCATGCTGAGAAATTCCTTGAAGAAGGTTCTAAATTGAAGACCTACGTATTTTTTAAGGGACGTTCAATTATCTTTAAAGATCAGGGGGAAATCCTGCTTTTAAAACTGGCTCAGGAATTGGAGCACGTTGGTAAGGTAGATCAGCTTCCTAAACTTGAAGGAAAAAGAATGATTATGATGATGAGTCCTAAAAAACCAGCAAAATAA
- a CDS encoding response regulator transcription factor, whose translation MIKVAITDDHPLLLEGLKNILGNNDSIDVVECFKNVSEMNAGLKKQPVDILLLDINLADINSIELIKPLKKKYENLQIIMLSVHNELPVINSTLAEGALGYIQKNASVSEILEGINTVYAGNRFLCSQTKAVLDKKSPDGLNQVPKLTRREKEILAEAAKGLTTNQMAEKLFISPHTVESHRKNLIEKFQTSNLSSAIKLAIEYGLIIE comes from the coding sequence ATGATAAAAGTAGCCATAACAGACGATCATCCGCTTCTATTGGAAGGGTTGAAAAATATTTTAGGAAATAACGATAGCATAGACGTTGTAGAATGCTTCAAAAATGTTTCAGAAATGAATGCAGGATTGAAAAAACAACCTGTTGATATTTTATTACTGGATATTAATTTGGCAGATATCAACAGCATCGAACTCATAAAACCTTTAAAGAAAAAATACGAAAATCTTCAGATCATTATGCTGAGTGTTCACAATGAATTGCCTGTCATCAACAGTACATTGGCAGAAGGTGCTTTGGGATACATTCAGAAAAACGCTTCTGTTTCTGAAATCCTTGAAGGAATTAATACAGTATATGCCGGAAACCGGTTTTTATGTTCACAAACCAAGGCTGTTTTGGATAAAAAGTCACCCGACGGTTTAAATCAGGTTCCTAAATTAACCCGTAGAGAAAAGGAAATTCTGGCAGAAGCGGCAAAAGGACTTACTACTAATCAGATGGCAGAAAAACTGTTTATCAGCCCGCACACTGTGGAAAGCCATAGGAAAAACCTTATTGAGAAATTCCAGACCTCTAACCTTAGCTCAGCCATTAAACTAGCCATAGAATATGGTTTGATTATTGAATAA
- the thrS gene encoding threonine--tRNA ligase yields MIKITLPDNSVKEFEGAVTPLDVAKSISEGLARNTISAIVNDKQVEVTTPITTDSTVQLLTWNDDLGKKAFWHSSAHLLAQAILEFYPNAKLTIGPAIESGFYYDVDFGDESLSEKDFEKIEKKVLENAKKGSTFSLYPVSKEEALKTYADNPYKVELISNLNDGEITFVTHDNFTDLCRGGHIPNTGIVKAVKILNAAGAYWRGNEKNPQLTRVYGISFPKQKELTEYLEKLEEAKRRDHRKLGKELGIFAFSEKVGAGLPLWLPKGTALRRKLENFLSEAQKKGGYEFVMSPHIGAKELYVTSGHWDKYGADSFQPIKTPNEGEEFLLKPMNCPHHCEIYKTSQWSYRDLPKRYAEFGTVYRYEQSGELHGLTRVRGFTQDDAHLFCTPDQLSEEFEKVIDLTLYVFKSLGFEDFVTQVSLRDPDNKEKYIGTDENWEKAENAIINAAQKKGLKTVVEYGEAAFYGPKLDFMVKDALGRKWQLGTIQVDYNLPERFDLHYIGNDNEKHRPVMIHRAPFGSMERFIAILLENTAGDFPLWLSPDQFIILPISEKYVDYAKKVSQFLENHDISGQIDDRNEKTGKKIRDAELKKIPFMLVVGENEEKEGTISVRRRGEGDLGVMNLEDFAAYFKKEAAV; encoded by the coding sequence ATGATAAAAATTACACTTCCAGACAATAGTGTCAAAGAATTCGAAGGAGCAGTTACTCCTCTAGATGTGGCAAAATCTATAAGCGAGGGATTGGCTAGAAATACCATTTCCGCAATTGTTAATGACAAACAAGTAGAAGTAACCACGCCTATAACCACGGATTCAACGGTACAGCTTTTGACCTGGAATGATGATCTTGGAAAGAAAGCTTTCTGGCATTCTTCTGCCCACCTTTTGGCGCAGGCTATCCTTGAATTTTATCCTAATGCTAAACTGACTATTGGCCCGGCCATAGAAAGCGGATTCTACTATGATGTAGATTTCGGGGATGAAAGTTTATCTGAAAAAGATTTTGAAAAGATTGAGAAGAAAGTTCTGGAAAACGCCAAGAAAGGTTCAACTTTCTCTTTATATCCGGTTTCTAAAGAAGAGGCTTTAAAAACATATGCAGACAACCCTTACAAAGTGGAACTGATCTCTAATCTGAATGATGGAGAAATCACTTTTGTAACCCATGATAACTTCACCGATTTATGCCGTGGAGGACATATTCCTAACACAGGAATCGTAAAGGCTGTTAAAATTTTAAATGCAGCAGGAGCTTATTGGAGAGGAAACGAAAAGAATCCTCAACTAACAAGGGTATATGGTATTTCTTTCCCTAAACAGAAGGAACTTACTGAGTATCTTGAAAAATTGGAAGAAGCTAAAAGAAGGGACCACAGAAAACTTGGTAAAGAACTGGGTATTTTCGCATTCTCAGAAAAAGTAGGAGCCGGCTTGCCACTTTGGCTGCCAAAAGGAACTGCTTTAAGAAGAAAACTGGAAAATTTCCTTTCAGAAGCTCAGAAAAAAGGAGGTTATGAATTCGTAATGTCTCCTCACATCGGTGCTAAAGAATTGTATGTAACTTCCGGACACTGGGATAAATATGGAGCTGACAGCTTCCAACCCATCAAAACTCCGAATGAAGGAGAAGAGTTCTTGCTGAAGCCAATGAACTGCCCTCACCACTGTGAAATCTATAAGACTTCACAATGGAGCTACAGGGATCTTCCGAAAAGATATGCTGAATTCGGTACTGTATACAGATATGAGCAAAGTGGAGAACTTCACGGATTAACGAGAGTTCGTGGGTTTACCCAGGATGATGCGCACTTATTCTGTACTCCGGACCAGCTTTCCGAAGAATTTGAAAAAGTAATTGATTTAACACTTTATGTATTCAAATCTTTAGGTTTCGAAGATTTTGTGACTCAGGTTTCATTAAGAGATCCTGATAACAAAGAAAAGTATATCGGTACGGATGAAAACTGGGAGAAAGCAGAAAACGCAATTATCAATGCAGCCCAGAAAAAAGGATTGAAAACAGTTGTTGAATATGGAGAAGCAGCCTTCTATGGGCCTAAGCTTGACTTCATGGTGAAAGATGCATTAGGACGAAAATGGCAGCTTGGAACCATCCAGGTAGATTATAACTTACCGGAAAGATTTGATCTTCACTATATCGGAAATGATAATGAAAAACACAGGCCGGTAATGATCCACAGAGCACCTTTCGGTTCTATGGAACGTTTTATCGCGATCTTATTGGAAAACACTGCGGGAGATTTCCCTCTATGGTTGAGCCCGGATCAGTTTATCATTCTTCCAATCAGTGAAAAATATGTAGATTATGCAAAAAAAGTTTCACAATTTTTGGAAAATCACGATATTAGCGGTCAGATTGATGACAGAAACGAGAAAACGGGTAAAAAGATCCGTGATGCTGAGTTAAAGAAGATTCCTTTCATGCTTGTAGTAGGAGAAAATGAAGAGAAAGAAGGCACGATTTCTGTAAGAAGACGTGGTGAAGGAGATCTTGGAGTGATGAATCTGGAAGATTTCGCTGCTTACTTCAAAAAAGAAGCAGCTGTTTAA